The Rickettsiella endosymbiont of Dermanyssus gallinae genomic interval GACATAAAGCTAAAGTCTTTTTGGGTAATCAGTGCATGCGCCGATAACGCAAAAAAGATAAGCCCTGTCGCGCCCGAGGACATCATGACTAATGCCTGTCCATTTGTGAATCCATGGATATAGTGGTTCAAAATAGGGCCTAGTGTGTACCCCATAAATCCTGTCAATGCGAAAACGGATAACAAACCCCAGCCACTATTACGTGTCCGGCTCGTTAGAAATAATAAACCAAAATAACCCACTAAGGTAATCAACGGGTTTAAAGGAGGCGAATCGCTCAGCATGGCCATTCCGGCGGTAAGCGCACTAAACAGCATGGTTAAGCCCAGCAGAATATACGTATTACGCAATACGGTATTAGTGGCTAAAACGGACTCTAACCTTTGGCCTGATAGAATTTTACTAGAAGCCATATGACCCCTCCTCTCATTATGGGTATAAACTGGTTTATTTTAACACAAATTGAATATTAACCACACCACCCGCAAGTATCATGAGGGTTACTCCCATAAGGGATACCTTTCTAAAGAAACCGGACCTTTAAAGAAAAGCCGCGCATGGGCAGAAAATGCCGTTGTATAATCCGAAACATAAAACTTTTTTTGTGGTTCGAAAACACTGTTGGATAAAAGGCCATGGCTTTCAAGTAAGTTTTTTACAAGCTTGGCCACGATATCCGTTGAATCTAAAATGGCCGCCTTAGTTGGGTAAAACTGCTGTATAAACTGTTTAATTAAAGGATAGTGGGTACAACCTAAAACAAGCGCATCAAGACCAGATAAAACGGGATTTGAAAGATAAGATTTAATGACATCCTGCATAATAGCTTGATCGGCCGCTTCCTCAATTAAAGGAACTAATAAAGGCGTCGCTAATGAATTGAGTTGTATATGAATATCCCGTTGATCTAGTTTTTTTCTGTAAATACTTGAACAGATGGTTTGTTTGGTTCCAATTAATCCAATGGTTTTATTAACATAATTTTCTGCCAAGTAGTCAATCATGGGATCAATGACATCAACAACAATGGACTTACGGCCTACATATTCTTTTACTAATTCATGGGCAACTGCTGATGCGGAATTACAAGCAATTAAAATGAGTTTACAATCTTGCTGCAGCAACATATCGCAGATTTTTATCGAATACGCTTGGATAGCTGCCGCCGATTTATCTCCCCAAGGGGTATGCGCCGTATCGCCAAAATAAACGATAGATTCCTTGGGCAGATGATTGGTCACTGCCTTAGCAACGGTTAAACCACCGACACCACTATCGAAAATACCAATGGGTTTTAAAGAATGTTGTGACATGATTTTATATTTTAAGGTATTAGCATGGTAATACCTACCACTAAAAGGAATAAAGCAAATATTTTTCTTAAATGACGGCCTAGAAGCCGGTTACCTAATCGCGTACCTAAGGGAACAACCACCATACTTCCAATCGATACACCAACAACCGCAGGCCAATAAACAAACCCGCCGCTACCCACAGGAAGATTTTGCACATGAAGGCCTGTCACGGTAAAGGTAAGTGCACCAATAATCGTCAACAATAAAACACAAGCAGAGGAGGTTGCAATAGCATGGTGGGTTGATAAGCCCAAACGTAAAAAATCGGCACGGCAATAGCGCCCCCGCCTATACCCAACAAACCAGAAATAGCACCAATAGAAATACCTATAACCCATTTTTTAAGTGGTGTTAAATAGATCGCTTCTTTTCTTTCTGCTTGTGTTTTATTAAAGAAAATTTTAAATGCCACAGAAAAAAGAAACAAACTAAATAATAATTTTAATGTTTGCGTAGAAAGTACTAATGCAATTAAAGCACCCGAGACAATGCCCACAATCATTCCAGGTGCTAACTGGCCAAATAAGCACCAGTTTATAGAAAAACTACGTTGTTGCTGGTACACAGCAACCAAAGAACTAAAAATAATAGAAGCTAACGCAGTGCTGGTTGCTAAGTGCATTTGTAATTGGCTAGGTATGCCTGCGTGCGCGAAAACCGCCAACAATCCGGGAACCAATACCGTACCGCCGCCTATTCCTAACAATCCTGATAGAAATCCGGCTAATATACCATTAAAATGTAAGATAAAAATAACATCTTAGCAAACCGATCCCTGACTACACGGGTATTTTTCCTGGCCTTGCTCTACTTGCAAGGTAACATGCTGAATCTGAAACCTTTCGGCTAATGTTTGATTAATTTGTTGCTGCAGTTGATCCGATAAACCATCACCTGGCATAACTAAATGCGCTGTTAACGCCGTTTCTTGTGTACTTAAACCCCAAATATGTAAATCATGTACGGCGGTAACACCAGGTAATTTTTCTAAATAAGTAACCACCGCCTTTTGATCGACACCGTAAGGAACGGCACCTAAAATTAATTCAACTGAACGGCGTAATAAGTTCCAGCTTCCTAAAGCAATAATCCCGACAATGACTAAACCTACGATAGGATCTACCCATTGCCAAGCAGTGAAATAGACTATCGCACCCGCCAGCACAACACCTAAGGCAATCAACGCATCATAGGCTAAATGTAAGAATGCACTTTTAATATTAAGATCAGATTGTTGTTGGCGCATGAATAATAACGCCGTACTTCCATTGATTAGCATCCCAATAAAAGCAACCACCATCACTATCATTTCATTGATAGGCACCGGATTACGCAGTTTATTAATCGATTCATACACAATCAGTGCTGATGTAAATACCAGCAACAATGCATTGGCTAAGGCCGCTAAAATAGTCAATTTTTTGTAGCCATAACTATAGCGTTGTGTAGAACGTTTTTTCGCTAAAAAACTTGCGCCCCAAGACATCAATAAACCTAAAACATCACCAAAATTATGCACCGCATCCGACAGCAAACTCATAGAATGTGCAATAAAAGCATAGATAACTTCAGCCAACACAAACCCTGAATTCAGCAATACAGCTAAAGCAAAACTAACATTTAAGCCCACTGCAAAAGCGGTGTGATGATGGTGGTGGTGTGACATCGCTTTAGCTCTTCACAACTTCAATATTTTTATCTTTAGGCAAAACAAAATGGAAAGTCTGTGCGTTAATCGATGGGTTAAGCTTAACTTGTGAAAAATCGATCACTGTCTGTTGCCCCAATTTATCTGCCAGGCGCATTTCTCGCAGTTGATTTTGCTGAAAAATTAAAGTTATTGAACGAAATAACGCATTTTTGTCTTTAGGTATCAAATAAAAGCCCTGAACATCCATCAAAAAATTGACATCAAACTGTTTTGTTAAGTTGTTAGGCGAATCGCTCAATAACGCAGCAGGAGAATTTGCTGCCATCGTTTGCTGTTTTTGTATCATCACTTGTTGCAACCCGATGTCATAAAACCAAATACGTTGCCCATCGGCAATTAACAATTGTTTACTAGGCTGCATCACTTCCCATCGAAACCGCCCGGGTCGTTGCAAAATCATTTGTCCACTAGTTTTCTGCAGGATTTGCCCCCTACCATCCATCACTGTTTGGGTAAAGTTAGCCTGTAAACTTTGTAAGCGATTTAATAGGTTGGCTAATTCTTGTGGTGCTGAAGCCGCGTAAACAAGCTGGACTGGTATCAATAAAAAAAATATAAAAATATTTAATCGATAAATAAACTTCATAACCAGAAAGCGCCTCTAAATAGCTTGACCCACTATAGAATAGGCTACCTGCCCAGAGTGAGTACTATTCTAATACTATATACTGATCGTTTCTAAAACACCTAACA includes:
- a CDS encoding Bax inhibitor-1/YccA family protein, giving the protein MASSKILSGQRLESVLATNTVLRNTYILLGLTMLFSALTAGMAMLSDSPPLNPLITLVGYFGLLFLTSRTRNSGWGLLSVFALTGFMGYTLGPILNHYIHGFTNGQALVMMSSGATGLIFFALSAHALITQKDFSFMSGFLMVGMIVAFLASIATLFFHIPALMLTVSAVFVLLSSGVILLQTSQIIHGGETNYIMATVTLYVSLYNIFLSLLNLLGAFSGNRE
- the murI gene encoding glutamate racemase; amino-acid sequence: MSQHSLKPIGIFDSGVGGLTVAKAVTNHLPKESIVYFGDTAHTPWGDKSAAAIQAYSIKICDMLLQQDCKLILIACNSASAVAHELVKEYVGRKSIVVDVIDPMIDYLAENYVNKTIGLIGTKQTICSSIYRKKLDQRDIHIQLNSLATPLLVPLIEEAADQAIMQDVIKSYLSNPVLSGLDALVLGCTHYPLIKQFIQQFYPTKAAILDSTDIVAKLVKNLLESHGLLSNSVFEPQKKFYVSDYTTAFSAHARLFFKGPVSLERYPLWE
- a CDS encoding cation diffusion facilitator family transporter, translating into MSHHHHHHTAFAVGLNVSFALAVLLNSGFVLAEVIYAFIAHSMSLLSDAVHNFGDVLGLLMSWGASFLAKKRSTQRYSYGYKKLTILAALANALLLVFTSALIVYESINKLRNPVPINEMIVMVVAFIGMLINGSTALLFMRQQQSDLNIKSAFLHLAYDALIALGVVLAGAIVYFTAWQWVDPIVGLVIVGIIALGSWNLLRRSVELILGAVPYGVDQKAVVTYLEKLPGVTAVHDLHIWGLSTQETALTAHLVMPGDGLSDQLQQQINQTLAERFQIQHVTLQVEQGQEKYPCSQGSVC
- the lolA gene encoding outer membrane lipoprotein chaperone LolA, with product MKFIYRLNIFIFFLLIPVQLVYAASAPQELANLLNRLQSLQANFTQTVMDGRGQILQKTSGQMILQRPGRFRWEVMQPSKQLLIADGQRIWFYDIGLQQVMIQKQQTMAANSPAALLSDSPNNLTKQFDVNFLMDVQGFYLIPKDKNALFRSITLIFQQNQLREMRLADKLGQQTVIDFSQVKLNPSINAQTFHFVLPKDKNIEVVKS